In the genome of Fibrobacter sp. UWR4, one region contains:
- a CDS encoding glutathione peroxidase: protein MSQDIYQFTVKNNKGEDVSLSQFRGKVLLIVNTATKCGFTPQYNDLDELYDKYGPQGLEILDFPCNQFGGQAPGSDEEIQEFCTLRFSTKFPRFQKIDVNGENAIPLYQWLKVQTGVKKFSLKHPLMSLVTIMASKANKLSSGENDIRWNFTKFLVSADGEVLGRFEPAVTGKDLEPAIQKALGK from the coding sequence ATGTCCCAGGATATTTATCAATTTACGGTGAAGAATAACAAGGGTGAAGATGTTTCTCTTTCTCAGTTCAGGGGCAAGGTGCTGCTGATTGTGAATACGGCTACCAAGTGCGGGTTTACGCCCCAGTACAACGACCTGGATGAACTTTACGATAAGTATGGCCCGCAGGGTTTGGAAATTCTGGATTTTCCCTGCAATCAGTTCGGCGGTCAGGCGCCTGGTTCCGACGAGGAAATTCAGGAATTCTGCACTTTGCGTTTTAGCACCAAGTTCCCCCGCTTCCAGAAGATTGACGTGAATGGCGAAAATGCCATTCCTCTTTACCAATGGCTTAAGGTTCAGACTGGCGTGAAGAAATTCAGCCTGAAGCATCCGCTGATGAGCCTGGTGACCATCATGGCGTCCAAGGCCAACAAGCTGTCCTCTGGAGAAAACGATATCCGCTGGAATTTTACTAAGTTCCTGGTAAGCGCCGATGGTGAAGTGCTGGGTCGTTTTGAACCTGCGGTTACTGGCAAGGATTTGGAACCGGCTATTCAGAAGGCTTTAGGAAAGTAG
- a CDS encoding nitroreductase family protein: MSLLNAIHSRASVRFFTEQNVSDEQIEMILRAGMAAPSACNKQPWRFVVVRNPETKKTYAETVKYADPVARANVAIVVCGDMDATIEGNKDYWIFDAAAAAENILLAAHGIGLGGVCLGVYPTMERVEFLKNLLKLPENIVPLATHAIGYPEKPAKPLDKWRPDFIHNERW; the protein is encoded by the coding sequence ATGTCTCTTTTAAATGCGATTCACTCCCGCGCTTCAGTCCGCTTTTTTACAGAACAGAACGTTTCTGATGAACAGATTGAAATGATTCTTCGTGCAGGAATGGCGGCACCTTCCGCTTGCAATAAGCAGCCTTGGCGCTTTGTGGTGGTGCGTAATCCCGAAACGAAAAAGACTTATGCAGAAACGGTGAAGTACGCGGATCCTGTGGCCCGCGCCAATGTGGCCATCGTCGTTTGCGGCGATATGGATGCCACCATCGAAGGCAATAAGGACTACTGGATTTTTGACGCGGCAGCCGCTGCGGAAAACATTCTACTGGCAGCCCACGGTATTGGCCTCGGGGGCGTTTGCCTGGGCGTGTATCCTACCATGGAGCGTGTTGAATTCCTGAAGAATCTGCTGAAGCTTCCTGAAAACATTGTTCCCCTGGCGACTCACGCCATCGGGTATCCTGAAAAGCCCGCCAAGCCGCTGGACAAGTGGCGCCCTGATTTTATCCACAATGAACGGTGGTAA
- a CDS encoding ATP-binding protein, whose protein sequence is MIFKRKIYNKMVEWKRNSGGRTALLVEGARRIGKSTIVEEFAKNEYAVHLIIDFTVASKAVISLFDDLSDLNRIFLQLQLIYGVSFEARNTLIVFDEVQFCPRARQAIKHLVKDGRYDYIETGSLISIKKNVKDILIPSEEERIEMFPMDYEEFLWAIGKKGTVPLLRKVFDNREPVGIAHRKLMRDFRLYMLVGGMPMAVESYLETNDLKKVDYVKRGILKLYQDDFFKLDETGRITDLFKNIPAQLNKNARRYQVSSVLPNERADSIAPLLSMLVESKTVLIAYHANDPNVGLANNKDPNLFKLFVADVGLFTTLVFLDKDFTENTIYEKLLSDKSNVNLGYLYENVIAQTLAANGNQLYYHTFLNPASGHNYEVDFLLSRGNKICPIEVKSSSHRAHASLDVFCEKYSNRVGNRYLIYTKDYQKDGATQLLPAYFAQFL, encoded by the coding sequence ATGATCTTTAAGCGCAAAATTTATAATAAGATGGTCGAATGGAAGCGAAACTCCGGGGGGAGAACCGCCCTTCTGGTTGAAGGGGCTCGTCGTATTGGAAAGTCTACCATCGTAGAAGAATTTGCAAAAAACGAGTATGCGGTTCACTTGATTATCGACTTCACTGTTGCGTCTAAGGCGGTGATTTCTCTATTTGACGATTTGTCGGATTTGAACAGAATCTTTTTGCAGCTTCAGCTTATTTATGGGGTTTCGTTTGAAGCTCGGAATACGCTTATTGTTTTTGACGAAGTTCAGTTTTGCCCAAGGGCTAGGCAGGCCATTAAGCACCTGGTAAAGGATGGTCGTTACGATTATATCGAAACGGGGTCTCTTATTTCTATAAAGAAAAATGTAAAGGACATCCTGATTCCAAGTGAAGAAGAACGGATAGAGATGTTCCCGATGGATTATGAGGAATTCTTGTGGGCCATCGGCAAGAAGGGGACGGTTCCCTTGTTGAGAAAAGTTTTTGATAATCGGGAGCCTGTGGGTATCGCTCACCGCAAGTTGATGCGTGATTTTAGATTATACATGCTTGTTGGTGGAATGCCTATGGCGGTAGAATCTTATCTTGAAACGAATGACTTGAAAAAGGTGGATTATGTCAAGCGTGGAATTTTAAAGCTTTACCAAGATGACTTTTTCAAGCTTGACGAGACCGGACGAATAACGGATCTTTTTAAGAATATCCCTGCGCAGTTGAACAAGAATGCAAGACGTTACCAGGTTTCTAGCGTGTTGCCCAATGAACGGGCTGATAGCATTGCTCCGCTTCTTTCGATGTTGGTGGAATCCAAAACGGTACTAATTGCGTATCATGCCAATGACCCTAATGTGGGGCTTGCTAACAACAAGGATCCAAATCTGTTTAAGTTGTTTGTTGCCGACGTAGGATTGTTTACAACGCTGGTCTTTTTAGATAAGGATTTTACCGAAAATACGATTTATGAAAAATTGCTAAGCGATAAGTCGAATGTGAATTTGGGCTACCTTTATGAAAATGTAATTGCCCAGACGCTGGCGGCTAATGGTAATCAACTTTATTACCATACATTCTTGAATCCGGCTAGTGGTCATAATTACGAAGTTGATTTTTTGTTGTCCCGCGGGAATAAGATTTGCCCTATTGAGGTTAAATCTTCGAGTCATAGGGCTCACGCTTCGCTTGATGTTTTTTGTGAAAAATATTCAAACCGCGTAGGGAATCGCTATTTGATTTATACAAAGGATTATCAAAAAGATGGTGCAACCCAATTGCTCCCTGCGTATTTTGCGCAGTTCCTGTGA